One genomic segment of Aquamicrobium lusatiense includes these proteins:
- a CDS encoding Tim44/TimA family putative adaptor protein, with product MEFFDFGTIFFMIAAVVIFFQLRNVLGRRTGSERPPFDPYSSRKAEKPAAADGDNVVALPRKRGEAAPEAYASIDAVAAPGSELNRGMRAIRDNDASFDPKGFVDGAKMAYEMIVMAYADGDRKSLKNLLSREVYDGFVAAISDREARGEKIQSSFVGIDKAEIVSAEMKGSEAHVTLRIVSELISATRDKAGEIIDGDPETVAEVKDVWTFARDTRSRDPNWKLVATEAED from the coding sequence ATGGAATTCTTCGACTTCGGCACGATTTTCTTCATGATCGCGGCAGTGGTGATCTTCTTCCAGCTGCGCAATGTGCTCGGTCGCCGTACCGGCAGCGAACGTCCCCCCTTCGATCCTTATTCCTCCCGCAAGGCAGAAAAGCCGGCCGCCGCCGATGGGGACAATGTGGTGGCGCTGCCGCGCAAGCGCGGCGAAGCAGCTCCCGAAGCCTATGCCTCCATCGATGCGGTCGCCGCCCCCGGCAGCGAGCTGAACCGTGGCATGAGGGCGATTCGCGACAACGATGCCTCTTTCGATCCGAAGGGCTTCGTCGACGGCGCCAAGATGGCGTATGAAATGATCGTGATGGCCTATGCCGACGGCGACCGCAAATCGCTCAAGAACCTGCTGTCGCGCGAGGTCTATGACGGTTTCGTTGCCGCCATTTCGGATCGCGAGGCGCGGGGCGAGAAAATCCAGTCTTCCTTCGTCGGCATCGACAAGGCCGAGATCGTTTCCGCCGAGATGAAGGGCAGCGAAGCCCACGTCACGCTGCGCATCGTCAGCGAGCTGATTTCGGCGACGCGCGACAAGGCCGGCGAAATCATCGATGGCGACCCGGAAACGGTTGCCGAGGTCAAGGATGTGTGGACCTTCGCCCGTGACACCCGCTCGCGCGATCCGAACTGGAAGCTGGTCGCCACCGAAGCCGAAGACTGA